The Chitinophaga pinensis DSM 2588 region CTGCCATTCTCAAATGCGGATACATCCCAGTTGTCCGTCAGGGTATCACCGGCAGCGGTGGCATATTGCCAGGTGCGCAGTGCTTCCTGCTGATAAGGATTCATCGCATATACCATGAATGGAGCGCCGGCAGCTTTATCGCCGAAGGCTGTATTATCTGCCTGAAAACTGATCGCAAACTTGTTCTGCTTTTTCTCATACACTCCGTTTACCAGCAATTCATACGGAACGGCGCAGGCATTGCGGGTACCTTTTTCCTGTTGCGGGAAATAAGCCGACTGTGCATGGTCTTTATTGATCTGTGCTATTTCGGTAGCAGAGAGTGCCTTGAAATTGGCAGGCGCATCTTTGAACTTCGCACTATAGATCTTTTCAAGGAATTCCTGTTTGTGCAGGAATTCAGGGGATTCGATCTTTTCACCGTTGTAAGGTCTGAACGCGGAACTAAGATCGCCGCAGACAGTTCTTCTCCATTGCGTGATATTCTCTTCCTTTACCTGTTTGTTGAATTTCTTCGCGAGGAAGTTTTCCAGGAATTGCAGAGAAGAGGTATGATCGAAGAGTTCAGAACATACATAACCGCCTCTTGACCATGGCGAAGCGATGATCATCGGTACACGATACCCCAGACCAATAGAGCTTTCCCTGATACGGCTAGGCGTAGCAGAAGGGTTGGTCTGCTGGTCTTTCAGTACAAAGTCCATTTTAGGGTCTATTCCCTCTGACACTTTACCTGCGTTCTCCTTATAAGGGTTAGGTACTGCATAAGGCGGAACGTGGTCAAAAAAGCCATCATTTTCATCATAGGTGAGAATGAAAATGGTCTTCTTCCATACTTCCGGATTCTGCAACAGGATTTCCATTACTTCATTCACATACCAGGGACCAAACCAGGGTACACCCGGATGGTCGGAGAAGTTGGCAGGCGTCATCAGCCAGGAAACAGTCGGCAGGGTACCATTTTTCACATCCTCTCTGAACTGGTGCAGGATATCTCCTCTAGGGATGTTGAGCTCCCTGTCGGTACCAGCATCTTCATACTTCATGTTCGTGAGATCATGGAAAGCAGGATCATTACTGTTAACAGTGAAAGCTTTTGCATTCAGTTGTTTCTGCTCTTCCGGCAGCTTGTTGTAAGCTTCCATGGTGTAGGTCAGCTTATCTTCCTCGATCTTCGCCAGTACTTTCTTTGCAGCTGCCAGTTTCATACTGTTATCATTTGCAGGATCTTTCTCTAACGCAGCGATTTCTTTCAGTATATTGGCTTTCTTCAGATCGAGATTGGCGATACTACCGGGGTGCAGGCGTACATTGAACTGTTTGTAGTATTCCAGTACGTTGGTACCGAAGTTACTCAGCCAGGCGCTTTCGTCTCCTTTCAGACCGTAACCCATGGTCAGCTCATTCTGGTATACTTTCCAGGAGATACCGTTTTCCTGCAGGCGCTCCGGATAAGTTTTCCAATCCAGTTCCGGTGTAACGTAGTTGTTTACATTCCAGAGATGCGCTACACCTTCCGGTGTATTTTTTTCCCTGACAGTACCGGTCATCCAGTAGTGACGGTTAGGATGCGTGCCGGTGATGCTGGAACAGAAGTTCTGATCGCATACGGTGAATGCATCTGCCAGTGAATAGTAGAAAGGGAAATCGGAGCGGTCGCAATAGCCCATGGTAAGCGGCGTCGCTACATATTCTTTATTGGAGGCTTTCTTTACATCCAGCCAGCGGTCATATTTACCATCGTTACGCGCATCGGTCTGGTCTGTCCAGTTGTGTGGCGTGGATCCCATCCAGGGCACTTTCGTGTCTTTGGTGTTCAGCCGGAAAGGTGCGTAAGTCTGTCCTTCCTTGTTGGTTTGCAACCATACCTTGTTCTGGTTGCTGAGGCGGATGGCACGGGGATCATTAAATCCGCGTACACCCTGCATCATACCAAAAAGGTGGTCAAAGGAACGGTTTTCCTGCATCAGGAACACGACATGCTCCGCATCATAAAAAGTACTGCCGGGAGCAGGATTAAGGGCTAATGCTCTCTGAATAGCCGGCGGCATGGCGTTGGCAAGAGCAGCACTACCTGATAACAGTGCTGCTTTTCTTAAAAATTCTCTGCGGGTATCCATATATCGAATATGATGATTTAGCTTAGAATGAATAGCGGGCGCCCAGCTGTACCTGGTATGGCGTACCATTCTTTGTCGTAACGCCCACATTCTCGTTTACACGGTATTTGTATTCTTTGGTAGCCTGATCAAATCCTGTTACGAATAAAAGGCTCTGATCGCCCAGGTTGTAGTTAACACCCCAGTTTTTATTCAGGAGGTTAGCGAAGTTAAACACATCAACACTAAAGGTCAAGCCCTGTGTTTTAAATGTTTTGAAAGTTTTCTGCAGTCTTACGTCAAAAGTACCGGAGAAAGGATTAGATCCACCGTTACGGTCAGCTATCCTGCCCAGGCTCTGGGTGATATATTTCTTTGCACGGTTTTCCGGGTTACTCAGCACTTTCTCCATAGAAGCTTTCACATCCGCCGGTGTATTGTGGTTATTCGGATCGAATACAAAGGCCAGGTCATTGTCTGTACCAGGACCACCTACGAAGTCGCCGTTGATATCTGCATCTACTGTCATAGAAAAGCGGGTACCGGACAATCCTCTGAAGGTACCGGCAAATACAAATCCTTTCCAGTTTGGTGTCGCACCGTACAGTACGATTTTGTGTCTGAACTGGTTATCGGAATAGTTCATTTCAGTCAGGTCTCTCGGATCAGATTTTACTGCTCTGAAAGTAGAGGTATTGGCCACGTTACCATTGTAGGAGGAGTTGTCTTTTGCATCGTTCCAGGTATAGCTCACGTTGAAATAACCATCTTTGAAGTAACGCAGACTCGCATCAACAATCACAGCAGCCTGTCTCAGTTTAGCGCCATTGGTCAGCATCAGTGTTCTGCCTACATCCTGTGTTTTTCTGCCCAGTACGTTGTTGGTAGTACCGTTGGCAGTGATCGTGCTCGCCGGAACGAATACGGCCCTGTTGTTCTCATTGGCCAGACGGAAATAAGGCTGATCTACTATGTTCTGATCCAGGTATACATAGTTGTTGCTGGTATGCGAGTAAAGGAAGTTTACACCTACACGCAGCCAGTCGCCGAAGATCTTATTATAGCTGATATTGCTTTTGAAAATAGAGGGCATTTTCAGGTTCGGATCGTTCAGGTTGATGGTAGATACAGTTGGCACACCATTGATCAGACCAGGAGCGGTAGAAGGATCTTTCCTGTAAGAAACGAAATCCGGTACGGGAACCAGGCTGGTGCCAGTGGCAGGACGGGATACATCGATAGAGGCCACCATGGTACCGCTGTTCTGGATATTGTTTACCTGTGCATAGTTCACCGGATAAGCGGAGAACAAACCTGCACCTACACGCACGATATCGGTTTTGTTACCCTTGATATCCCAGGTTAACTGCAAACGGGGCTGGATCTTACCGGCATCAGTAATTTTGCTGTCAGTACGTAGGCCGAACGCTTTCTCCACAGCCGGGTTATAATCTGCCTGGCTCAGGTAGCTGGTCAGGTCCCATCTTACACCAATGAGGGCTTCTACGTTCTTTACCGGCTCAAATTGCATCTGTCCGAAGAGAGAGGCATTCAGTATCCATTGCTGTACGGAAGGAATACCTTTTAAAGGTACTTCTCTGGCGTAACGGGATGGATTCATATCCGCAAATTCCTGCAGACTGTTAAAGATAAAACGGCCGTTCTGTTCGCTGGAAATATAAGTATCCAGGTAGGTCAGGGTGTTATCTGTACCGAAGGTAAAACGGTATTTTCCTTTGGTCAGATAAGAGGTGTTCACGAGCTGTATCTGGTTTTCCAGGTTGCTTTCCGGAAAGAAACGTTGTCCGCCCAGCTGTACGGTGGTGTTACCCATAGTACCATTCGGCAGTAAGGAACGAACGGTTACAATCGCACGTGGGATATTAGCAGCAGGCAGTTCGCTGTTCGGATAATAATTACGCGTAGCCGTCTGATACTGTACTTTCAGTTCGTTCAGGAAGGTAGGCGTAAACTGGGTACGTAAAGACGCCAGTGTACTATTTTCTCTCGACTTGAAATTACCCCATACTTCAAACAGGTTGATGTTAGAGTTATCGCTGTTGCTGTTTGGGTTTTTCCAGTCGCTGTAGTTGTTACGGATGGTCAGGCGGTTTTTTGCATTGATCTGCCAGTCGAGGCGTACAAAGAAGGTATTCGCCAGTGTTTTACGCTGGAATTCTCCTACCTGCGGATTATTACTCAGACCATATTTAGTACGGGCAATATTCAGCACAGTATCCAGAGCACCCCTGCTGATACGGTTAGCGATGATGTCATTATCATCTTTCAGGTCGGCAATGTAGAAGGGCTGTTTTTCATCCTGTCTGTCCAGTGCGGTAAAGAAATGCAGTTTGTCTTTGATGATGGGGCCACCCAGGCTGAAGCCATACTGGTTGGTGGTGAACTGCTGCTGACGTTTGTTACCTCTGATGTCATAAGGACTGGCAAGAAAGTCAGAACGATAGTAGTCGAATACGCTACCGGTCAGTGTATTGGTACCTGATTTTGTTACCACGCTTACAGCGCCACCACCCTGACGGCCCTGTGTCACATCATATACGTTGGTAATCACTTCAAACTCACGGATCGCTTCGAGTGACAGAGAATAAGGACCACTACCCAGCGCACCGGAAGTCAGGTTGTTTCTGGCGCTGGCGCCATCAATCAGGAAGTTGGTCGAAGAAGCACGTTGTCCGCTGATATTGGTACCATTCGTAGTAGGTGCCAGTGCGGACAGGTTATTGAAGTTCCTGTTCTGCGCCGGCAACTGCTGGATGTTCTGTGCGGTGACTGCGGTACTGGACCCCAATCGGTCTATTCTTTTGTTGAGTGTATTGGCGTTGACGATGATCTCTTTTAGTTTGCTCACGGATTCGCTCATGGTAAAATCTATGATGAGGTTATCGCCCTGGTTAACGCTCAACTGGTTTTTGATCTGTGTGGCAAAACCGACGAAGGCCGCTTTTACGGTGTACGGCTTACCAAGGGGTAACTGGATGAAGGAGTATTTACCTTCTTTGTTTGTAATGGAAACAGACTGAAAACCGGTCGATTCGTTGCGTACGGTAACAGAAACGCCGGAGAGTCCCTTTCCGTCTGTACCGGTTATTTTACCGGAGATGGAAGCGTCTGTGGACTGCGCATAACTGTTGCTGGCATTAGTCAGGACAAAAAGAAGAAGAAATGTGCTGGCAATAAAGGTTGTGTGAATGACAAAATTCTTTATCATTCTTTGCAGAAAAAGATGCATCTTGTGATGTTTTAATTAATTTTTAGTTACTCAGTTAATTAAAGAAAGAGGTGCTTCATTACCTCTGGCATAGAAGCAAG contains the following coding sequences:
- a CDS encoding TonB-dependent receptor, producing the protein MHLFLQRMIKNFVIHTTFIASTFLLLFVLTNASNSYAQSTDASISGKITGTDGKGLSGVSVTVRNESTGFQSVSITNKEGKYSFIQLPLGKPYTVKAAFVGFATQIKNQLSVNQGDNLIIDFTMSESVSKLKEIIVNANTLNKRIDRLGSSTAVTAQNIQQLPAQNRNFNNLSALAPTTNGTNISGQRASSTNFLIDGASARNNLTSGALGSGPYSLSLEAIREFEVITNVYDVTQGRQGGGAVSVVTKSGTNTLTGSVFDYYRSDFLASPYDIRGNKRQQQFTTNQYGFSLGGPIIKDKLHFFTALDRQDEKQPFYIADLKDDNDIIANRISRGALDTVLNIARTKYGLSNNPQVGEFQRKTLANTFFVRLDWQINAKNRLTIRNNYSDWKNPNSNSDNSNINLFEVWGNFKSRENSTLASLRTQFTPTFLNELKVQYQTATRNYYPNSELPAANIPRAIVTVRSLLPNGTMGNTTVQLGGQRFFPESNLENQIQLVNTSYLTKGKYRFTFGTDNTLTYLDTYISSEQNGRFIFNSLQEFADMNPSRYAREVPLKGIPSVQQWILNASLFGQMQFEPVKNVEALIGVRWDLTSYLSQADYNPAVEKAFGLRTDSKITDAGKIQPRLQLTWDIKGNKTDIVRVGAGLFSAYPVNYAQVNNIQNSGTMVASIDVSRPATGTSLVPVPDFVSYRKDPSTAPGLINGVPTVSTINLNDPNLKMPSIFKSNISYNKIFGDWLRVGVNFLYSHTSNNYVYLDQNIVDQPYFRLANENNRAVFVPASTITANGTTNNVLGRKTQDVGRTLMLTNGAKLRQAAVIVDASLRYFKDGYFNVSYTWNDAKDNSSYNGNVANTSTFRAVKSDPRDLTEMNYSDNQFRHKIVLYGATPNWKGFVFAGTFRGLSGTRFSMTVDADINGDFVGGPGTDNDLAFVFDPNNHNTPADVKASMEKVLSNPENRAKKYITQSLGRIADRNGGSNPFSGTFDVRLQKTFKTFKTQGLTFSVDVFNFANLLNKNWGVNYNLGDQSLLFVTGFDQATKEYKYRVNENVGVTTKNGTPYQVQLGARYSF
- a CDS encoding phosphocholine-specific phospholipase C codes for the protein MDTRREFLRKAALLSGSAALANAMPPAIQRALALNPAPGSTFYDAEHVVFLMQENRSFDHLFGMMQGVRGFNDPRAIRLSNQNKVWLQTNKEGQTYAPFRLNTKDTKVPWMGSTPHNWTDQTDARNDGKYDRWLDVKKASNKEYVATPLTMGYCDRSDFPFYYSLADAFTVCDQNFCSSITGTHPNRHYWMTGTVREKNTPEGVAHLWNVNNYVTPELDWKTYPERLQENGISWKVYQNELTMGYGLKGDESAWLSNFGTNVLEYYKQFNVRLHPGSIANLDLKKANILKEIAALEKDPANDNSMKLAAAKKVLAKIEEDKLTYTMEAYNKLPEEQKQLNAKAFTVNSNDPAFHDLTNMKYEDAGTDRELNIPRGDILHQFREDVKNGTLPTVSWLMTPANFSDHPGVPWFGPWYVNEVMEILLQNPEVWKKTIFILTYDENDGFFDHVPPYAVPNPYKENAGKVSEGIDPKMDFVLKDQQTNPSATPSRIRESSIGLGYRVPMIIASPWSRGGYVCSELFDHTSSLQFLENFLAKKFNKQVKEENITQWRRTVCGDLSSAFRPYNGEKIESPEFLHKQEFLEKIYSAKFKDAPANFKALSATEIAQINKDHAQSAYFPQQEKGTRNACAVPYELLVNGVYEKKQNKFAISFQADNTAFGDKAAGAPFMVYAMNPYQQEALRTWQYATAAGDTLTDNWDVSAFENGRYHLRVYAPNGFYREFAGDRNNPLIKIDSSYEKGKKGNAALSGNIIVTITNNDSRAISIEIRDNSYKNTTIKRSIAPQETTKVILNLAKSHQWYDYTVSVPGTLLAESFAGHVETGKASVTDPLMGRTV